One genomic region from Xenopus laevis strain J_2021 chromosome 2L, Xenopus_laevis_v10.1, whole genome shotgun sequence encodes:
- the LOC121399635 gene encoding protein kinase C theta type-like — MSKYINILFLQLLEKDPEKRLGFIGNIRAHPVFNSINWEQLERQEVPPPLYPAELTLDKKYFKQPRMLMEEAGSDSSSEKSMELSYLNDSWKS, encoded by the exons atgagtaaatatataaatattctttttcttCAGCTCCTAGAGAAGGACCCAGAGAAGCGTCTTGGCTTTATTGGAAACATTCGAGCACATCCAGTTTTTAATTCCATCAACTGGGAGCAGCTGGAACGCCAGGAAGTACCACCACCTCTCTATCCTGCAGAA TTAACACTAGACAAGAAATATTTCAAGCAGCCGAGGATGCTCATGGAAGAGGCGGGCAGCGATTCTTCATCTGAGAAAAGCATGGAGTTATCATATCTGAATGACAGTTGGAAGAGCTGA